In Wolinella succinogenes DSM 1740, a single genomic region encodes these proteins:
- a CDS encoding 4Fe-4S dicluster domain-containing protein, whose product MAVMITDSCINCDSCIEECPATAIVSADDAPIAGFEHTYVKPEKCIECADSTVPKCADICPTEGAIVWDMPYIAEFNDYYKSGHEGGNYGIREHKSKGFMFPENSPKPYRESISQEDRAAHKNVSA is encoded by the coding sequence ATGGCTGTTATGATCACTGATTCCTGTATCAATTGCGATTCCTGTATCGAGGAGTGCCCCGCCACAGCTATTGTTAGCGCGGATGACGCTCCTATCGCAGGTTTTGAACACACCTATGTCAAGCCCGAAAAGTGCATCGAGTGTGCCGATAGTACCGTGCCAAAGTGTGCCGACATCTGCCCCACCGAGGGTGCTATCGTCTGGGATATGCCCTACATAGCGGAATTTAACGACTACTACAAAAGCGGGCATGAGGGCGGAAACTATGGCATCAGGGAGCACAAAAGCAAGGGATTCATGTTCCCCGAAAATAGCCCCAAGCCCTATCGAGAGAGTATCTCGCAAGAGGATAGAGCGGCACACAAAAACGTGAGCGCCTAA
- the fdh3B gene encoding formate dehydrogenase FDH3 subunit beta — translation MESQARVKFYCDEARCIDCHGCDVACKEAHHLPVGVNRRRVVTLNEGLVGKEKSLSIACMHCSDAPCAQVCPVDCFYVRADGIVLHDKEKCIGCGYCLYACPFGAPQFPKSGIFGSRGPMDKCTFCAGGPEETHSEKEYKLYGQNRIAEGKVPVCAAMCSTKALLAGDSDSISLIIRERVLKRGSGTASVPYTWSQAYKD, via the coding sequence ATGGAAAGTCAAGCTAGAGTCAAGTTCTATTGTGATGAGGCTAGATGTATTGATTGTCATGGATGTGATGTGGCTTGTAAAGAGGCCCATCACCTTCCTGTGGGAGTCAACCGAAGAAGAGTGGTGACCCTCAATGAAGGTCTTGTAGGCAAAGAGAAATCCCTCTCTATTGCCTGCATGCACTGCTCTGATGCCCCTTGTGCTCAGGTCTGCCCAGTGGACTGCTTCTATGTTCGAGCCGATGGGATTGTATTGCATGACAAAGAGAAGTGCATTGGATGCGGTTACTGCCTCTATGCCTGCCCCTTTGGTGCTCCTCAATTCCCCAAGAGTGGAATCTTTGGTTCAAGAGGACCTATGGATAAGTGCACCTTCTGTGCTGGAGGTCCTGAAGAGACTCACAGCGAGAAGGAGTATAAGCTCTATGGACAGAATCGTATCGCTGAGGGCAAAGTCCCTGTATGTGCAGCGATGTGCTCCACCAAGGCACTCCTAGCAGGAGATTCTGATAGCATCTCGCTCATCATTCGTGAGAGAGTGCTCAAGCGAGGCAGTGGAACAGCCAGTGTTCCTTACACCTGGTCACAAGCCTACAAGGATTAA
- a CDS encoding formate dehydrogenase subunit gamma has translation MKKPLLPLLSLLGALGAQASENLKEPLDFSYNTQIYGKPMIEAIPTWGSGGILGLGEIGGIGGLGELFTFLQSGYFALIFLAIIIAIPLVFLGHYMVIGPKRFSHEGKKIKVFNTFNIMVHWIAGIPFVLLCITGLLMVFGDALGGGAFIRFARDVHGLATIIFAIFGPLMFIMWVKHALFKMYDIDWMLILGGYLSKVKRPIPAGKFNAGQKMWFWVCTMGGFFMVYSGYVMFFQEGNIETLRLMAILHNVVGFAVVALLMTHIYMAAFAIEGALHSILDGHMGEEEVAILHSFYYKELQAEGKV, from the coding sequence ATGAAAAAGCCTCTATTGCCCCTCCTCTCCCTTCTGGGAGCCTTGGGGGCACAAGCTTCTGAGAATCTCAAGGAGCCCTTGGATTTCAGCTACAACACCCAAATCTATGGAAAGCCCATGATTGAGGCAATCCCCACTTGGGGAAGTGGAGGGATTCTAGGTCTTGGAGAGATTGGAGGAATAGGAGGATTAGGAGAGCTCTTCACCTTCTTGCAAAGTGGTTACTTTGCTCTTATCTTCCTAGCGATCATCATCGCTATCCCTTTGGTCTTCCTAGGTCACTATATGGTGATTGGACCCAAGCGATTCTCTCATGAGGGGAAGAAGATCAAGGTCTTTAACACCTTCAACATCATGGTGCACTGGATTGCAGGGATTCCCTTTGTGCTTCTTTGCATCACAGGACTTCTGATGGTCTTTGGAGATGCCCTAGGGGGTGGAGCTTTTATTCGATTCGCTAGAGATGTGCATGGATTAGCCACGATCATCTTTGCGATCTTTGGTCCCCTCATGTTCATCATGTGGGTGAAGCACGCTCTCTTTAAGATGTATGACATCGACTGGATGCTCATTCTTGGAGGGTATCTAAGCAAGGTGAAGAGACCTATTCCTGCAGGCAAATTCAATGCGGGTCAGAAGATGTGGTTCTGGGTCTGCACGATGGGAGGATTCTTCATGGTCTATAGTGGCTATGTGATGTTCTTCCAAGAGGGCAATATTGAGACCCTAAGACTCATGGCGATCTTGCACAATGTAGTGGGGTTTGCTGTGGTGGCTCTCCTTATGACTCACATCTATATGGCAGCCTTTGCGATTGAGGGTGCATTGCACTCCATCCTAGATGGTCATATGGGTGAAGAGGAGGTAGCGATTCTTCATAGTTTCTACTATAAAGAGTTGCAGGCGGAGGGGAAAGTATGA
- a CDS encoding NAD-dependent epimerase, with the protein MKILVTGTAGFIGSHLAKRLLERGDEVVGLDNINDYYDLRVKYGRLERAGIESSSIEYGKLLSSATESNYRFVKLNLEDREALHALFEQEKFDKVCNLAAQAGVRYSLTNPYAYIDSNIVGFINILEGCRHFGVKHLAYASSSSVYGLNESMPFSTSDNVDHPISLYAASKKSNELMAHTYSHLYKIPTTGLRFFTVYGPWGRPDMALFLFTKAILEDRAIDVFNHGEMLRDFTYVDDIVEGVVRVIDNPPMGDPNWSGKHPNPGSSKAPYKIYNIGNNSPVRLMDFITEIEKNLGKVAKKNMLPLQMGDVPATYADVSDLVENLHYKPNTSIEEGIARFVKWYREFFRV; encoded by the coding sequence ATGAAGATTCTAGTCACAGGAACGGCGGGCTTTATCGGCTCGCATCTGGCAAAAAGGCTTTTAGAGCGTGGCGATGAGGTCGTGGGGCTAGATAATATCAATGACTACTATGATCTTAGGGTGAAGTATGGGCGATTGGAGCGAGCAGGAATTGAGAGCTCTTCTATTGAGTATGGCAAGCTCCTCTCTAGCGCCACAGAGTCCAACTATCGATTCGTTAAACTCAATCTAGAAGATAGAGAGGCGCTCCATGCGCTCTTTGAGCAAGAGAAGTTTGACAAAGTCTGCAATCTCGCTGCTCAGGCGGGCGTGCGCTACTCTCTCACTAATCCTTATGCCTACATTGACAGCAATATTGTGGGTTTCATTAATATTCTTGAAGGGTGTCGCCACTTTGGCGTGAAACACCTCGCCTATGCCTCCAGCTCCTCTGTCTATGGACTCAATGAATCGATGCCCTTTAGCACGAGTGACAATGTGGATCACCCCATCAGTCTCTATGCAGCGAGCAAAAAGAGCAACGAGCTTATGGCGCACACCTACTCTCACCTCTACAAGATTCCGACCACGGGTCTGAGATTTTTCACTGTCTATGGTCCTTGGGGACGCCCTGATATGGCGCTTTTCCTCTTTACCAAGGCGATTTTAGAGGATAGGGCGATTGATGTTTTCAATCACGGAGAGATGCTTCGAGATTTCACCTATGTGGATGATATTGTGGAGGGAGTGGTGAGAGTGATTGACAACCCGCCCATGGGTGATCCAAACTGGAGCGGCAAACATCCTAACCCGGGAAGCTCCAAAGCCCCTTACAAAATCTACAATATTGGCAATAACTCACCCGTGCGTTTGATGGATTTTATCACCGAGATTGAGAAGAATCTAGGCAAGGTGGCCAAGAAGAACATGCTTCCTCTCCAGATGGGGGATGTACCTGCCACCTATGCGGATGTAAGCGATCTTGTGGAGAATCTCCACTACAAGCCTAACACTTCCATAGAAGAGGGAATCGCCCGTTTTGTGAAGTGGTATCGGGAGTTTTTTAGGGTTTAA
- a CDS encoding CCE_0567 family metalloprotein — MGEEEKRELARLKRLASEVAAKIHDVVEETLWSDYKLLEPLSRELIEACEKYYAYKREHSL; from the coding sequence ATGGGCGAAGAGGAAAAGAGAGAGCTAGCCAGACTCAAACGACTCGCTAGCGAGGTAGCCGCAAAGATTCATGATGTGGTTGAAGAGACTCTTTGGAGCGACTACAAGCTCCTAGAGCCCCTCTCTAGGGAGCTTATTGAGGCCTGTGAGAAATATTATGCCTACAAAAGAGAGCACTCTTTGTAA
- a CDS encoding GNAT family N-acetyltransferase — MELLWANLEEEAHERACVKLLNDYILDPMGGGEPLEKEQALKLIEGLRKTPNVEILLASMEGEFVGLCTLFVNFSTFKQKPYFNLHDVIVSPEARGKGVGRSMLEHLIKEAKRRDYAKVTLEVREDNQGAQTLYQSLGFRESEPRMFFWSRML; from the coding sequence ATGGAGTTGCTTTGGGCGAATTTAGAGGAGGAGGCGCATGAGCGTGCTTGCGTCAAGCTTCTGAATGACTATATTTTAGATCCCATGGGAGGCGGAGAGCCCCTAGAAAAAGAGCAGGCCTTAAAGCTTATTGAGGGGCTGAGAAAAACTCCTAATGTTGAGATTCTTTTGGCCTCCATGGAGGGGGAGTTTGTGGGGCTTTGTACCCTTTTTGTCAACTTTTCGACCTTTAAGCAAAAGCCCTATTTCAATCTTCATGATGTGATCGTTTCACCTGAAGCTAGGGGAAAAGGGGTGGGGCGGAGTATGCTGGAGCACCTCATCAAAGAGGCCAAGAGACGGGATTATGCCAAGGTGACTCTGGAGGTGCGCGAGGACAACCAAGGCGCTCAGACACTCTATCAGAGTCTAGGCTTCAGGGAGAGCGAGCCGAGAATGTTTTTTTGGAGCAGGATGCTCTAA
- a CDS encoding VOC family protein encodes MIERLDHFVLTVADIQRSVSFYTEVLGMKEIDFAGRKALSYVGGKINLHEVGKEFEPKARHPKAGSADLCFITLEPLSKVAVIYVRKALSHRGSGERHWKSLPPPLPLYS; translated from the coding sequence ATGATAGAACGACTCGACCACTTTGTTCTAACCGTAGCCGACATCCAAAGGAGTGTAAGTTTTTATACGGAAGTGCTTGGAATGAAAGAGATTGACTTCGCTGGGCGTAAAGCATTAAGCTATGTTGGTGGGAAAATCAATTTGCATGAAGTTGGCAAAGAGTTTGAGCCTAAAGCTAGACATCCTAAAGCTGGTTCTGCTGATCTATGTTTTATCACTTTAGAACCATTGTCAAAAGTAGCAGTCATTTACGTGCGAAAGGCATTGAGTCATAGAGGAAGCGGTGAGCGGCACTGGAAGTCGCTCCCCCCTCCTCTCCCTCTATATTCGTGA
- a CDS encoding YciI family protein, translating into MKNLFVITVTYTKPLDIIDAILPEHRAFLQKGYEAGILLASGPMNPRVGGIILGIFKDTKEAMEFTAKDPYAKNNAASYQVVEFTPVKHTESLSAFLQ; encoded by the coding sequence ATGAAAAATCTTTTTGTGATCACAGTCACCTACACCAAGCCTCTGGATATTATTGATGCGATTCTTCCCGAACATCGCGCCTTTTTGCAAAAAGGCTACGAAGCGGGCATCTTGCTCGCCTCTGGACCCATGAACCCGCGCGTTGGCGGAATCATCCTAGGAATCTTCAAGGACACCAAAGAGGCGATGGAATTCACCGCCAAAGATCCCTATGCCAAAAACAACGCAGCCAGCTATCAAGTGGTGGAATTCACCCCCGTCAAACATACCGAATCTCTAAGCGCCTTCCTCCAATAA
- a CDS encoding pyridoxal-phosphate-dependent aminotransferase family protein, translated as MLLFTPGPTPVPESIRVAMGEPTIHHRTPEFEAIFAKTRALLQEMLGMSEVLMLASSGTGAMEACVSSLSAKKALTINSGKFGERFGKIAKALKIPSVEIKNDWDTPVSPAQVMEVLKSDSEIDAFFIQVCESAGGLRHPVEEIAQAIKAYNPNIMVVADAITAMGVEKIETTHIDALIGGSQKAFMLPPGMSIIGLSAKAVEKIEERDVGYYFNLKTEIKNQRKNTTAWTAPTTLIIGLGRYLEMAKERGFERIYEETRARALATQAAMKALGLVIFPKAPAVAMTTVIDEESAEGMRKLLKKEYGVNLAGGQDHLKGKIFRINHMGLIEVYESAWVVNALELALDRLGKRKFDGSANRLFLETYYKELGV; from the coding sequence ATGTTGCTATTCACTCCCGGTCCTACCCCCGTCCCCGAATCGATTCGTGTGGCGATGGGTGAGCCGACGATTCACCACCGAACCCCTGAGTTTGAGGCGATTTTCGCCAAGACAAGAGCGCTTTTGCAGGAGATGCTTGGCATGAGCGAGGTGCTGATGTTGGCGAGCTCGGGCACGGGAGCAATGGAGGCGTGCGTGAGCTCTTTGAGCGCCAAAAAGGCCCTCACGATCAATTCGGGAAAATTTGGCGAGCGTTTTGGCAAGATTGCCAAAGCCCTTAAAATTCCTAGCGTAGAGATCAAAAATGATTGGGATACGCCCGTTTCTCCTGCTCAAGTGATGGAGGTTTTAAAGAGCGATTCAGAAATTGATGCTTTTTTCATTCAGGTGTGCGAGAGCGCAGGAGGTTTGCGCCACCCCGTAGAGGAGATTGCTCAGGCGATCAAGGCATACAACCCAAATATTATGGTCGTAGCGGATGCGATCACCGCGATGGGCGTGGAGAAGATAGAGACCACCCACATTGATGCGCTCATCGGTGGTAGTCAAAAGGCTTTCATGTTGCCCCCTGGTATGAGCATCATCGGCCTTTCAGCCAAAGCGGTGGAGAAGATCGAGGAGAGGGATGTGGGCTACTACTTCAACCTCAAAACCGAAATCAAGAATCAGCGCAAAAACACCACCGCATGGACGGCTCCCACCACGCTCATCATTGGGCTTGGGCGATATTTGGAGATGGCCAAAGAGCGTGGCTTTGAGAGAATCTATGAGGAGACGCGCGCTAGAGCGTTGGCCACTCAAGCGGCAATGAAAGCTTTGGGGCTTGTGATCTTCCCTAAAGCACCTGCCGTGGCGATGACGACCGTCATTGATGAGGAGAGTGCGGAGGGGATGCGAAAGCTTCTCAAGAAAGAGTATGGAGTCAATCTTGCAGGCGGCCAAGACCATCTCAAAGGAAAGATTTTCCGTATTAATCACATGGGACTCATTGAAGTTTATGAGAGCGCTTGGGTGGTCAATGCATTGGAGCTAGCCCTAGATCGACTAGGGAAGCGAAAATTTGATGGAAGCGCCAATCGTCTCTTTTTAGAGACCTACTATAAGGAATTGGGAGTTTAG
- the fdhD gene encoding formate dehydrogenase accessory sulfurtransferase FdhD → MRHTDRFVKKVVIERIGDQRVLAEEEDVVIKEERISLYLNGTKLMSMMSLPSDQDAHAVGFLMSEGVIEKIEDLKSVQISSDGSSVYVEALINHENITNLFKEKTLTSGCCVGVTGNLEGNVLRKFIATPMQISLERIWEGMEEFEMSSHLFHETGCVHKASLLLEDGSKITAEDIGRHNAIDKVMGKARLGRIDTEKAVLVVSGRLSMEMVVKAVMHNIPMIVSRAAATFLGIKTAQELGVTLVGFARGEKMNIFPSGSRI, encoded by the coding sequence ATGAGACACACCGATAGATTTGTTAAAAAGGTGGTGATTGAACGAATCGGCGATCAGAGAGTGCTCGCCGAGGAGGAAGATGTGGTGATCAAAGAGGAGAGAATCTCTCTCTATCTTAATGGCACCAAGCTTATGTCCATGATGTCTCTTCCTTCCGATCAAGATGCTCATGCGGTGGGCTTCTTGATGAGTGAGGGGGTGATTGAGAAGATCGAAGACTTAAAGAGTGTTCAAATCTCTTCTGATGGGAGCTCTGTCTATGTAGAGGCTCTCATCAACCATGAGAACATCACCAATCTCTTCAAAGAGAAGACACTCACTTCAGGTTGTTGTGTCGGAGTGACGGGGAATCTTGAAGGCAATGTCCTAAGAAAGTTCATCGCTACTCCCATGCAGATTTCTTTGGAGAGAATCTGGGAAGGGATGGAAGAGTTTGAGATGAGCAGCCATCTCTTTCATGAGACAGGCTGCGTTCATAAAGCCTCCCTTCTCTTAGAAGATGGAAGCAAGATCACGGCTGAGGATATTGGTCGTCATAATGCAATTGATAAGGTGATGGGTAAAGCCAGGCTAGGGAGAATAGATACAGAGAAGGCTGTGCTAGTGGTGAGCGGAAGACTCTCCATGGAGATGGTGGTTAAAGCTGTCATGCACAACATTCCCATGATTGTCTCTAGGGCAGCAGCAACCTTTCTTGGAATCAAGACAGCCCAAGAGCTAGGGGTGACTCTAGTGGGCTTTGCTAGAGGGGAGAAGATGAATATATTCCCATCAGGGTCACGAATATAG
- a CDS encoding formate dehydrogenase subunit alpha codes for MSEALSGRGNDRRKFLKMSALAGVAGVSQAVGSDQSKVLRPATKQELIEKYPVSKKVKTICTYCSVGCGIIAEVVDGVWVRQEVAQDHPISQGGHCCKGADMIDKARSETRLRYPIEKVGGKWRKTSWDSAMDKIAKQLQDLTQKYGPDSVMFIGGSKCSIEQSYYFRKFAAFFGTNNLDTIARICHAPTVAGVSNTLGYGGMTNHLADMMHSKAIFIIGGNPAVNHPVGMVHILRAKEAGAKIIVVDPHFSRTATKADHYVRLRNGTDVAFMYGMIRHIVKNGLEDKEFIRQRLFGYEEILKECEQYTPEVVEEVTGVPAQQLIEITEIFAKAKPASLIWGMGLTQHTTGTSNTRLAPILQMILGNIGKRGGGTNVLRGHDNVQGASDMGNLADSLPGYYGLDKNAWNHFCGIWKVDFEAMQKRFKTPDMMHKKGFSVSTWRYGVTEEENIPHNAGTKLRALIVVGSGISTIARVDTTKDALDKMDLVVFFDPYFNDAAALTNRKDNLYILPAATQMETSGRVAATNRSYQWRSMVMKPLFECRPDEEILFDLAKRLGFYEEYTRSLGDGKGNFVWPDDATREVAKAIRTVGFQGRTPERLKAHAENWHMFDKFTLRGKGGPVKGEYYGLPWPCWSEKHPGTPNLWDDSIPVMDGGLGFRVRWGDVSPTGESLLASQDSSLPGSKFKGGHSMITDKNVEAITGIALTEEEKAKVAGKTWATDTTNILVEKALAAGLSPMGNGRARAIVWEWTDQIPKHREPIYTIRHDLISQYPTFKDKPNHFRANIRYESRQKEKDWTKEFPLNMLSGRLVAQFGTGTETRSAHYLAEVQPEMFVEIHPETATDLGVKHGDMVWVHGTNGAKILVKARHSYKVNKTSVFLPQNFGGMYQGESLVPYHIAGTEPYVIGESCNTITSDAYDINTSTPETKCGLCRIEKA; via the coding sequence ATGAGTGAAGCGTTAAGCGGACGCGGGAACGATCGAAGAAAGTTCCTAAAGATGTCGGCTTTAGCAGGAGTCGCAGGCGTGAGTCAAGCGGTTGGCTCCGACCAAAGCAAAGTGCTTAGACCTGCAACAAAACAAGAGTTAATCGAAAAATACCCAGTGTCCAAAAAGGTAAAAACGATTTGCACCTATTGCTCGGTCGGATGTGGAATTATAGCGGAAGTGGTCGATGGTGTATGGGTACGCCAAGAGGTCGCTCAAGATCACCCCATTAGTCAAGGGGGTCACTGCTGCAAGGGCGCCGATATGATTGATAAGGCTCGAAGCGAAACAAGACTTCGATACCCCATTGAGAAAGTTGGCGGAAAATGGCGTAAAACTTCATGGGATAGCGCCATGGATAAGATTGCCAAGCAGCTTCAGGATCTCACCCAAAAATATGGCCCTGATAGCGTCATGTTCATTGGCGGCTCCAAGTGTTCGATTGAACAATCCTATTATTTTAGAAAGTTTGCCGCCTTTTTTGGCACCAACAATCTCGATACCATCGCACGAATCTGCCATGCCCCAACAGTTGCTGGAGTCTCCAATACCCTTGGATATGGCGGTATGACCAATCACTTGGCAGACATGATGCACTCCAAGGCGATTTTTATCATTGGTGGAAATCCCGCAGTGAATCACCCTGTAGGCATGGTGCATATCTTGCGCGCTAAAGAGGCAGGAGCAAAAATCATCGTTGTGGATCCCCACTTCAGTCGAACAGCAACTAAAGCCGATCACTATGTGAGATTGCGCAATGGCACGGATGTCGCCTTCATGTATGGGATGATTCGCCATATTGTAAAAAATGGACTAGAAGATAAAGAATTTATTCGACAACGCCTATTTGGCTACGAAGAGATTCTTAAAGAGTGCGAACAGTACACCCCTGAAGTGGTCGAAGAGGTCACAGGCGTGCCCGCCCAACAACTTATTGAGATCACGGAGATCTTCGCTAAAGCCAAGCCTGCTTCACTGATCTGGGGGATGGGTCTCACCCAGCACACCACAGGTACAAGCAACACTCGTTTGGCCCCTATTTTACAGATGATTCTTGGAAACATTGGCAAACGAGGTGGAGGCACTAACGTTTTACGAGGTCATGACAATGTCCAAGGCGCGAGCGACATGGGCAACCTAGCCGACAGTCTTCCTGGCTATTATGGGTTAGACAAAAATGCATGGAATCACTTCTGTGGAATCTGGAAAGTGGATTTCGAAGCAATGCAAAAACGCTTTAAGACCCCTGATATGATGCATAAAAAAGGTTTCAGTGTATCCACATGGAGATATGGGGTGACTGAAGAGGAGAACATCCCCCACAATGCAGGCACTAAACTTCGAGCCTTGATTGTCGTGGGAAGCGGAATCTCTACGATCGCACGCGTGGATACCACCAAAGACGCTCTAGACAAGATGGATTTAGTCGTCTTTTTTGATCCCTATTTCAATGATGCAGCCGCCCTCACCAACCGAAAAGATAATCTCTATATCCTTCCTGCCGCCACACAGATGGAGACCAGCGGAAGAGTCGCAGCGACGAATCGAAGCTATCAGTGGCGATCCATGGTTATGAAGCCACTCTTTGAGTGTCGACCTGACGAAGAGATTCTCTTTGATTTAGCTAAGCGACTTGGATTCTATGAGGAGTACACTCGCTCTTTGGGGGATGGCAAAGGAAACTTTGTATGGCCCGATGATGCGACTAGAGAGGTGGCCAAGGCTATACGAACTGTCGGCTTCCAAGGCAGAACTCCAGAACGACTCAAGGCTCATGCAGAAAACTGGCATATGTTTGATAAGTTCACCCTCAGAGGAAAGGGCGGCCCCGTCAAAGGCGAATACTATGGTCTTCCTTGGCCTTGCTGGAGCGAAAAGCATCCTGGAACACCAAATCTATGGGATGACAGCATCCCTGTAATGGATGGAGGTCTTGGCTTTAGGGTTCGATGGGGTGATGTGTCACCCACAGGAGAAAGTTTGTTGGCCAGCCAGGACAGCTCTTTGCCCGGCTCAAAATTCAAGGGCGGTCATAGCATGATCACCGATAAAAATGTCGAAGCTATCACTGGAATCGCCCTCACCGAAGAGGAAAAAGCCAAAGTGGCAGGCAAGACATGGGCGACTGACACCACCAATATCTTGGTTGAAAAAGCACTCGCCGCAGGTCTCTCCCCTATGGGTAATGGTAGAGCTAGAGCGATTGTTTGGGAGTGGACGGATCAGATTCCTAAACACCGTGAACCCATCTACACAATTCGACACGATCTCATTAGCCAATATCCAACCTTCAAAGACAAGCCCAACCACTTTAGGGCAAATATTCGCTATGAGAGCCGCCAAAAAGAGAAAGATTGGACCAAAGAGTTCCCGCTTAATATGCTTTCTGGACGACTAGTAGCACAGTTTGGCACAGGCACAGAGACAAGATCAGCTCATTACCTCGCCGAGGTTCAGCCTGAGATGTTTGTGGAGATTCATCCCGAAACAGCCACGGATTTAGGCGTGAAGCATGGTGACATGGTTTGGGTGCACGGCACCAATGGGGCAAAGATTCTCGTGAAAGCGAGACATAGCTACAAGGTCAACAAAACAAGTGTTTTCCTCCCCCAGAATTTCGGAGGAATGTATCAAGGAGAGTCACTGGTTCCGTATCATATTGCAGGCACAGAGCCTTATGTTATTGGTGAATCATGCAATACCATCACAAGTGATGCATACGACATCAACACCAGTACTCCTGAAACCAAGTGCGGCCTCTGCCGCATCGAAAAAGCGTAG